One window of the Psilocybe cubensis strain MGC-MH-2018 chromosome 12, whole genome shotgun sequence genome contains the following:
- a CDS encoding Aryl-alcohol dehydrogenase [NADP(+)]: protein MSIGESTWQGYMGAMNKESSMKLLDAYYDAGGNFIDTANLYQDGTSEEIIGEWAEKRGIRDRLFIATKYAHNFHLMKREEPHRILFAGGNAKSLHTSIKGSLERLRTDYIDLLYVHWWDYDTSVEEVMQSLHTLILQRKVLYLGISDAPAWVVSMANQYAKDHALTPFSVYQGAWNVLDRSFEREIIPMARAQGMALAPWNVLCGGRIRSDAEEERRAATNENGRGGAAWRRTEKETLMSQVLEKVAAEVGAKHITSVAIAYVMQKTTHVFPIIGGRKVEHLLQNIEALDISLSDEHISWIENVVQFDPGFPTNLIGNGVTYNGLWLSSGKLDKIRIEPIRPKPRSTGNEKV from the exons ATGAGCATTGGAGAGTCCACATGGCAAGGATATATGGGAGCCATGAACAAAGAGTCCAGCATGAAGCTGCTTGATGCTTACTACGACGCTGGAGGAAACTTCATTGACACCGCTAATCTCTA TCAGGATGGCACTTCCGAAGAAATAATTGGGGAATGGGCTGAAAAGCGTGGAATCCGGGATCGTCTTTTCATAGCCACGAAG taTGCCCACAACTTTCACTTGATGAAGAGGGAGGAGCCGCATAGAATCCTTTTCGCGGGCGGAAACGCCAAGTCGCTTCATACCTCAATAAAGGGTTCCCTCGAGAGACTTCGAACCGACTATATTGACCTTCTGTATGTCCACTGGTGGGACTACGACACTAGCGTTGAAGAAGTCATGCAGTCACTCCACACGCTCATCCTCCAACGCAAAGTTCTCTACCTC GGAATATCTGATGCGCCGGCGTGGGTTGTCTCTATGGCGAATCAGTACGCCAAAGACCATGCACTTACGCCGTTCTCAGTCTATCAAGGAGCATGGAACGTATTGGACCGCTCTTTCGAGCGCGAAATCATACCCATGGCCAGAGCACAAG GTATGGCTCTTGCCCCATGGAATGTCCTATGCGGGGGTAGAATTCGGTCTGACGCAGAAGAGGAGAGACGGGCAGCAACCAACGAGAACGGACGGGGTGGTGCTGCTTGGCGACGTACTGAAAAAGAGACGCTGATGAGCCAAGTTTTGGAAAAAGTAGCCGCTGAAGTCGGGGCCAAACATATCACTTCTG TGGCAATTGCATACGTGATGCAGAAGACAACACACGTGTTCCCAATCATCGGAGGTCGTAAAGTGGAGCACTTACTTCAGAATATCGAGGCCCTTGATATTTCACTCTCGGACGAGCACATTTCTTGGATAGAAAATGTTGTCCAGTTCGACCCAGGTTTTCCAACGAATCTAATT GGAAACGGAGTAACATACAATGGATTATGGTTGTCGAGTGGAAAGCTGGATAAAATTCGAATAGAGCCAATCCGTCCAAAGCCAAGAAGTACTGGAAACGAAAAAGTATGA
- a CDS encoding Peroxiredoxin-2, with protein sequence MVALVQRPAPSFKAEAVVEGLFVDVSLEQYLGQWVVLLFYPMDFTFVCPTEILAFNDALPQFKALNTTVLGISTDSKFSHFAWSTQTRKEGGLGPELHLPLVADRNMKISRDYGVLIEDEGIALRGLFIIDPKGTLRQITVNDLPVGRSVDETIRLIKAFQFTDTHGEVCPANWVEGSKTIKADPHAKLEYFTTINGATNGHTNGEVNGSSKKRTRVE encoded by the exons ATGGTTGCTCTTGTTCAACGCCCTGCACCTTCCTTCAAGGCTGAGGCCGTCGTTGAGGGTCTCTTTGTCGATGTTTCTTTGGAACAATACCTTGGTCAATG GGTTGTACTCTTGTTTTACCCAAT GGACTTCACCTTTGTCTGCCCAAC CGAAATCCTCGCTTTCAACGATGCCCTTCCTCAATTCAAGGCGCTCAACACCACCGTTTTGGGAATCTCAACCGACTCCAAGTTCTCCCACTTCGCCTGGTCCACACAGACCCGCAAGGAGGGTGGCCTCGGCCCTGAACTCCACCTTCCCCTCGTCGCCGACCGGAACATGAAGATTTCGCGCGACTACGGCGTCCTCATCGAAGACGAAGGCATTGCTCTCCGTGGtctcttcatcatcgaccCCAAAGGTACCCTTAGACAGATCACCGTCAACGATCTCCCTGTCGGCCGTTCTGTCGATGAAACCATCCGTCTCATCAAGGCCTTCCAATTCACG GACACCCATGGTGAAGTTTGCCCCGCCAACTGGGTCGAGGGCTCCAAGACTATCAAGGCCGACCCTCACGCCAAACTCGAGTACTTCACCACCATCAACGGGGCTACCAACGGCCATACCAACGGAGAAGTCAACGGTTCTTCCAAGAAACGAACACGTGTAGAGTAA
- a CDS encoding GTPase-activating protein S13, whose translation MASAMVSDSVPIETAHEDMIHDAQLDYYGKRLATCSSDRTVKVFDVVDGETRSSAGHTLKGHTGPVWQVAWAHPKYGHILASSSYDGKVLIWKEQQSQGNTAGGWIKIKEHTLHTASVNSVSWAPHELGAILACASSDGKVSVLTFKNDGQWDADIFTGHAIGCNSVSWAPAVLPGSLITPQQAPAPGQAPANPFSVKRFASAGCDNLVKIWGYREDSQSWVEEDTLEGHTDWVRDVAWAPNIGLPRSYIATASQDKSVLIWTKDSPTSPWVKTALDPSSTIVSPTGAPPPPGKFPDVVWRVSWSLAGNLLAVSCGDGKVTLWKENLKGVWECVSDMNS comes from the exons ATG GCTTCCGCTATGGTTTCGGACTCCGTACCCATCGAGACGGCTCATGAGGATATGATC CATGACGCGCAGTTGGATTACTACGGAAAGAGGCTGGCAACCTGCTCTTCTGACCGCACCGTCAAAGTGTTTGATGTTGTGGACGGGGAGACACGCTCGTCGGCGGGACATACGCTGAAGGG GCACACAGGTCCTGTTTGGCAAGTCGCGTGGGCGCACCCAAAATATGGCCATATTCTTGCCTCGAGCTCTTACGATGGCAAAGTGCTCATTTGGAAGGAGCAGCAATCACAAGGAAACACCGCAGGCGGTTGGATCAAAATCAAGGAGCATACGCTGCATACTGCCTCAG TCAACTCCGTTTCTTGGGCACCTCATGAGCTCGGGGCAATCCTTGCTTGTGCCTCTTCCGATGGCAAAGTTTCCGTTCTGACATTCAAAA ATGACGGTCAGTGGGATGCCGACATCTTTACCGGTCACGCTATTGGCTGCAACTCTGTTTCCTGGGCACCAGCTGTCCTTCCTGGTTCACTCATTACCCCCCAACAAGCCCCCGCTCCAGGTCAAGCGCCCGCAAATCCCTTTTCGGTAAAACGCTTCGCCAGCGCGGGGTGCGACAACCTTGTTAAGATCTGGGGCTACAGGGAAGATTCGCAGTCGTGGGTCGAAGAAGACACCCTCGAGGGGCACACCGACTGGGTGCGCGACGTCGCATGGGCACCCAATATCGGTCTTCCTCGCAGCTACATAGCGACAGCGTCGCAGGACAAGAGTGTGCTGATTTGGACCAAGGACTCGCCGACATCGCCCTGGGTTAAGACTGCGCTGGACCCATCGTCGACGATTGTATCCCCTACCGGTGCGCCTCCTCCGCCTGGCAAGTTCCCTGATGTGGTCTGGCGCGTGTCATGGAGCCTTGCTGGTAACCTACTTGCTGTCAGCTGCGGAGACGGCAAAGTCACTCTCTGGAAGGAGAACTTGAAGGGCGTTTGGGAGTGTGTCAGTGATATGAATAGCTAA
- a CDS encoding Elongation factor G, mitochondrial — protein MILSRTWAPACSTRGLPLSSWFAACRAASTAAALKPEPEPINDEAPTVRYTLTEQDKKRLAFQRNIGVSAHIDSGKTTLTERILFYTGRIREIHEVRGRDSVGAKMDSMDLEREKGITIQSAATFCDWEATDLGKGTKQKYAINIIDTPGHVDFTIEVERALRVLDGAVLVLCAVAGVQSQTTTVDRQMRRYNVPRISFVNKMDRPGANPWRIVTQIRTKLRMAAAAVQVPIGVEDEFKGVVDLVHWKAIYNQGVKGVDVVVSDEIPADLLEMAQAKRAELIEQLAEVDETIGEIVLMDETPTNQDIADAIRRATISLKFSPVFMGSAIKNTGVQPLLDGVCSYLPNPSESEILAHDTELPPSAPQVALQPAASAPLVGLAFKLEEGRFGQLTYMRVYQGTLKKSMQLFNARTGKKVKVPRLVRMHSNEMEDVDQIGPGEICAMFGVECSSGDTFTDGSTSFSMTSMYVPEPVISLSIKPKGLETPNFSRALNRFQKEDPTFKVHVDHESKETIISGMGELHLEIYVERMRREYNVDCITGKPRVAFRETITDRAEFTYTHKKQTGGAGQYAKVIGHIEPMELDPETGKDVGFESVVMGGNVPSNYIPAVEKGFYEALEKGSLSGNPITGCRLVLKDGAFHTVDSSELAFRLATIGAFREVYRNAKPVILEPIMTVEVVAPVEFQSQVIGGLNTRRGTIVDSEVRDDEFTAIAEVALNDMFGYSNQLRGSTQGKGEFSMEYKHHMPVLPNVQKELEEEYRKTLPAAKK, from the exons ATGATACTCTCGCGGACATGGGCACCTGCGTGCTCGACGCGAGGTCTGCCATTGTCCAGTTGGTTTGCTGCATGTCGGGCAGCGTCGACGGCAGCGGCACTCAAACCTGAACCCGAACCAATAAATGACGAGGCACCCACCGTCCGATACACCCTCACAGAACAGGACAAGAAGAGGCTCGCGTTCCAGAGGAACATCGGTGTCTCAGCGCACATTGACTCGGGAAAGACTACGCTGACGGAGCGTATTCTGTTCTACACCGGGCGTATTCGGGAAATTCATGAG GTTCGAGGGCGCGACTCCGTGGGAGCCAAGATGGACAGCATGGACTTGGAAAGAGAGAAGGGTATCACCATTCAGAGTGCTGCTACTTTCTGCGACTGGGAAGCTACGGACTTGGGCAAGGGAACAAAGCAAAAATACGCTATTAACATTATTGATACACCAG GACACGTCGATTTCACTATTGAAGTAGAAAGGGCACTACGAGTCTTGGACGGAGCTGTTTTGGTACTTTGCGCGGTAGCCGGTGTTCAG AGTCAAACTACGACCGTTGACAGGCAAATGAGGCGGTATAATGTTCCTCGGATTTCTTTTGTGAACAAAATGGATAGACCTGGTGCAAATCCCTGGAGGATTGTTACACAGATCCGGACTAAGCTTCGcatggctgctgctgctgttcaGGTGCCCATAGGTGTCGAGGACGAATTCAAAGGCGTCGTCGACCTCGTCCACTGGAAAGCTATCTACAACCAAGGTGTCAAGGG AGTCGACGTTGTTGTCTCGGACGAAATTCCTGCTGATTTATTGGAAATGGCCCAGGCCAAACGCGCGGAACTGATCGAACAACTCGCCGAGGTCGACGAGACGATTGGCGAAATTGTGCTTATGGACGAGACACCTACCAACCAGGACATCGCTGATGCCATTCGTCGGGCTACTATTTCACTGAAGTTTTCACCTGTCTTCATGGGATCTGCTATTAAGAACACCGGTGTGCAGCCCCTGCTTGATGGCGTGTGTAGCTACCTCCCCAATCCTTCTGAGTCGGAGATTTTGGCACACGATACCGAGCTTCCTCCTTCTGcacctcaagttgcattaCAGCCCGCGGCGAGTGCTCCTTTGGTTGGATTGGCGTTCAAGCTGGAGGAAGGTCGTTTTGGACAGCTGACCTACATGCGTGTGTATCAAGGAACGTTGAAAAAGTCTATGCAACTCTTCAACGCGCGCACTGGTAAGAAGGTCAAAGTACCCCGTTTGGTTCGTATGCATAGTAACGAAATGGAG GATGTCGATCAAATTGGTCCTGGAGAGATTTGCGCTATGTTCGGTGTCGAATGTTCATCTGGAGATACTTTCACGGATGGTTCTACCAGCTTCTCTATG ACATCCATGTATGTCCCGGAACCTGTCATCTCCCTTTCCATCAAACCGAAGGGTCTCGAAACACCCAACTTTTCTCGTGCGCTTAATCGTTTCCAGAAGGAGGACCCTACATTCAAGGTCCATGTTGACCATGAAAGCAAAGAG ACCATCATTTCTGGTATGGGAGAACTGCACCTCGAGATCTACGTTGAGCGTATGAGGCGTGAATATAACGTTGACTGCATTACCGGCAAACCCCGCGTCGCGTTCCGCGAGACGATCACAGACCGCGCGGAGTTCACGTACACACACAAGAAGCAAACCGGAGGAGCAGGTCAATACGCAAAGGTCATCGGTCACATCGAGCCCATGGAGCTCGACCCCGAGACTGGCAAGGATGTCGGTTTCGAGTCTGTCGTTATGGGTGGAAATGTGCCTTCGAATTACATCCCTGCTGTGGAGAAGGGCTTCTACGAGGCGCTGGAGAAGGGATCGCTCTCTGGTAACCCGATCACTGGATGCCGTCTTGTTCTGAAGGATGGTGCCTTCCACACTGTCGATTCCTCCGAGTTGGCCTTCCGTCTCGCTACGATTGGAGCGTTCCGTGAGGTTTATAGGAACGCGAAACCGGTTATCTTGGAGCCTATTATGACCGTTGAGGTCGTTGCACCCGTTGAATTCCAGA GTCAAGTCATCGGTGGTTTGAACACCCGTCGCGGTACCATTGTGGACAGTGAAGTCCGCGATGACGAGTTCACTGCTATTGCGGAGGTCGCGCTCAATGATATGTTCGGGTATTCCAACCAGCTCCGCGGTTCTACCCAAGGCAAAGGAGAGTTCAGCATGGAGTACAAG CACCATATGCCCGTGCTTCCTAACGTACAAAAAGAGTTGGAGGAAGAGTATCGCAAGACTCTTCCTGCTGCTAAAAAGTAG